One region of Candidatus Neomarinimicrobiota bacterium genomic DNA includes:
- a CDS encoding LysM peptidoglycan-binding domain-containing protein has protein sequence MSYSVRNSIILTLILIVFAGGGYLWLYLKFESNIGSLTNQVTNKEKTLAELESATADYEYFKDELNKTTIQLEYFPKLLAQESAIQGTYRYLDKLSTRRASFKYDFRFVGVKPEAGALKASYVLTGEGKFSNIANFIYRLENGKPIYKIESLTVKRKTTRGREIEDLVEVNMQLTGLFSDGNGQSDSEVSRMFEKALIIPGMRLKILQESEHTEMQYHTIQAGETLKKIAEDQLGNAASWREIYDLNRPLIKNPHLIYRGQSLKIMEKIIDDYYVYHEVKPGETLRSLADQYLGDEDNWREINKWNQDKIQNQIPDDILTNYDPFKPLVLTKLPPNLADLLNVAQAKLVALTNRSAFIQDQKGIMRSLQVGDKVYLGYLMKIDLNRGKVTFNMNKGGIYSTTTLNLVNAGKD, from the coding sequence ATGTCATATTCAGTTCGAAATTCAATCATTCTAACCCTGATCCTGATCGTGTTTGCCGGAGGTGGGTACCTGTGGTTGTATTTAAAATTTGAGAGCAATATTGGCAGCTTAACAAACCAGGTGACCAACAAGGAAAAAACACTGGCTGAGCTTGAGTCAGCCACAGCCGATTATGAATATTTCAAAGATGAATTGAACAAGACCACAATCCAACTTGAGTATTTTCCCAAGCTATTGGCACAGGAAAGCGCTATCCAGGGTACTTATCGCTATCTGGATAAACTTTCCACCCGACGCGCTTCTTTTAAATATGATTTTCGTTTCGTTGGGGTCAAGCCTGAGGCCGGAGCACTCAAGGCGTCCTACGTGCTGACTGGGGAGGGCAAATTTTCCAATATCGCCAATTTCATCTATCGGCTTGAAAATGGTAAACCCATTTATAAGATCGAAAGCCTGACCGTTAAACGGAAGACCACCAGGGGACGGGAAATTGAGGATCTGGTTGAAGTGAATATGCAGCTCACGGGTCTGTTCAGTGATGGGAATGGCCAATCCGACAGTGAGGTCTCCCGTATGTTTGAGAAAGCTTTGATCATTCCCGGTATGCGTTTGAAAATATTGCAGGAATCTGAACACACTGAAATGCAATATCATACGATTCAAGCGGGGGAGACCTTAAAAAAGATCGCAGAAGATCAACTGGGGAATGCAGCAAGCTGGCGTGAAATATATGACCTGAACCGTCCGCTCATTAAAAATCCTCACCTGATCTATCGTGGTCAATCATTGAAAATCATGGAAAAGATTATTGATGATTATTATGTCTACCATGAAGTGAAACCGGGAGAGACCCTGCGGTCGTTGGCAGACCAATATCTGGGAGATGAGGATAACTGGCGCGAAATAAACAAATGGAATCAGGACAAGATCCAGAATCAGATCCCCGATGATATTTTGACCAATTATGATCCCTTCAAGCCTTTGGTTCTGACAAAACTTCCACCGAATTTAGCTGATCTTCTAAATGTGGCTCAGGCAAAATTAGTGGCTTTGACCAACAGATCAGCCTTCATTCAAGACCAAAAGGGCATTATGCGATCGCTGCAGGTTGGAGACAAGGTCTATCTGGGGTATCTGATGAAAATTGATCTAAACAGAGGAAAAGTGACCTTTAATATGAATAAAGGGGGCATTTATTCTACCACCACTTTGAATCTCGTAAATGCAGGAAAGGATTGA